GCGGCCGCCCTGGCGCCCCGCGGACGAGCGGGGCGCCAGGGCGGCTACGGCGCCGGCTCGCCCACTACAAGATCCCCCGGTACGTCCACGTGGTGGACGCGTTCCCCATGACCGTCACGGGCAAGATCCGCAAGGTGGAGATGCGCGAACGGGCCGCCGCCATCCTCGGCCGCTCATGACCGTCACGAGGGCTCGCGGGCGCTCCAGCCCGCGGTGCCCTCGACGATCCTGACGGCGGCGCGGGCCAGCGGCTCCAGCCCGGCCACGTCCACCTTGTCCAGGGTGTCGGCCGAGTCGAACAGGTACATCGGCGCGGACAGGAAGTGCACCAGCGGCACGCCCTCCGGGTGGAAGTAGGCGCCGTCGGTCGGCGGCATCGGGGAGAACACGTCGGGCGGGAGCACGAACGAGCGCCGCAGGTCCTCGGCGACCAGCGCCTCATGGACGAGCCTCTCCAGCTGGGGTCGCCTGGAGGTGAACCACCAGCGCGGCTCAGGATCGCCCGTCGGCACCAGTTCGCCGTCCACGCCGACGCATCGGAGTGCGGCGTGCTCCAGGTGGAGCTGGAGCACGACGTCCGGGAGCATGGCCCGGTTCTCCTCGATGAACGCCCGCGTACCGGCGGCCAGCGCCATGTGACCGGCGGTGAGCAGGAAGATCAGGTTGTGCGGACGCTCGCGGGCGGGCACGGAGGCCCAGTGGCGGGCGGCGGCCAGCACGAGCGCGATCCCGGTGGCGTCCTCCACGGCCGAGGCCCAGGGCGCGTCGTGGTGCGAGCCGACGATCACCCACTGGTCCGACGCGCCCGGCAGGGTCCCGATGACGTTGTGCGAGACGGCGGGGCCGCTCTCCGCCTCGACGGTGAGCACGCCGGTGCGCGGCCCCTCGTCCATCAGCGCCAGCACCTGCCGGGCGTCGCGACCGGACAGCCACACGGCCGGGATGTCCCTGGGCTGGGCGTCGTAGGGGGCGTAGTAGTCGCGGGTCTCCCACGGCACGCCGGTCAGCCCGCCCGCGAACCCCGCAGCGCCGTCCCGCATCGCGCCGTGCAGCACGTCCAGGTAGTCGAGCTGGAACGGCAGCACCTGCGTGAGCGAGTCGAACACGCCTTCCGGGTCGTGCCAGGCGGTCGCCAGGTCCCTGACGTACGACTGCGGCAGCTCCGTGAACGCCGTCTCGGCCACCACGATCGCCCCCGGCGCGACCTGCCTGCTCAGCGGCGCCCGCACCTGGGCCTTCGCCCGCGTGTACGGCAGCGCGAACGCCTCGAACCCGGGCCCGCCCTCCACCGCGAGGCTGGCCGCGACCGGCTTCCAGCACGGCAGCTCGACGGGCGCCAGCCGCACATCCTCCAGCCCGAACTCCTCGAAACGCTCGGCGGCCCACGCGGCGGCCCAGTCGTCGGCCGGATAGCCGGGGCGTCTGATGCCCCGCTCGATGATGGCCTGAATCCACGCGACCATCTCGGCTGCACTCGGAATCATCGCGGCTCTCAGCTGAGGTTCTTGAGTGCCTGGTTCTGCCAGGCGGTGTTGGTGGGCAGCTCGGGCGCGGAGCCCGCGAAGGCGCCGCGGGCGAGCGCGTCGTCGCGTAACCGGTACATGAGCCAGGCGGTCAGGTAGCCGAGGAACCCGCCGCCGCCGTTCTGGATGTCGTTGTGGCCCGCGCCCTTGAGCAGCGCCTTGCCCGCCGCGCCGGGCACCTGGTCGTAGTAGCCCTGGACGGCGGCGGCCGAGGAGATGAGCCAGTCGTTCGCGCCGCTGAGGAAGAGCACGGGGCAGGTCAGCGCCGCGACGGAGAACTCGTCCCCCGCGCCGACCCAGACCTGGGCGGGCAGCGCGATCGGCACGACCGTCGTGATCAGCCCGGCGGAGTGGTTGGTGGCGTTGACCGAGCCGCCCGCGCCCTGGGAGTGGCCCACCGCCGCGACCCTGGTCACGTCGAGCTTGCCGGCGAAGACGCTGCCGGAGTCGGAGTTGAGCCCGACGAGGTGCTGTGCGGCGGCCAGGATCTCGGCTCCGGTGCCCGTGGTGGTGTCGGTCGAGGCGACGACGGCGAAGCCCCAGGAGGCGAGCTGGCTGAGCACGCCGGGGTAGTTGTCGGGGGTGGCGTTGGTGCCGTTGCCCCAGGTGACGATCGGGTGCGCGAACCCGCCCGCGCCCAGGTCGGCCGGGTAGTAGAGCCGGTGGCCGCCGGAGGTGCCGGTCGCGACCGCGTGCGGGCCGCGGACCGCGAAGTGCGACTCGATGGCGCTCGCCGCCTCCGCGGACGTCGTACGGGACAGGACGCCCGCCGCCAGGAGGCCCGCGATGCCCGTCCGGAGCGCGCGCCGCCGAGTGATGTGTTCCATGGTCACCTCGCGGGGAAGGGTTTGAAGACATGAACGTCTCCTAACCGAAGGGAAGTACGATCGGTGAGCGATGTCAAGGGATCAACAGAACGAAGTTCCAATCGCTGAGCCGCTCCCCCGGGGGCGGCACGGGCTCTCGCCGGAGACCGTGCGGAGCTCGCAGCGCGAGCGGCTGATCGAGGCGATGCTGCAGCTGGTGGCGCGGCGCGGCTATGCCGCCACGACCGTGCCCGACGTGATCGCGGCGGCCCGGGTCTCACGCAACGCCTTCTACCAGCAGTTCGCCGACAAGGAGGCCTGTTTCCTCGCCCTGTGCGAACGCGACCTGCCTGAGCTGATCGAGGAGATCCGCACGGCCGCCGCCGCGCCGGACGACTGGCGAGCCGCGAACCTGCGCGGGCTACGGGCGTATCTGCGCTGGTGGCAGGGGCGCCCGGCCTACGCGCAGGCGTACTTCGTGGAGCTGCCGCGCGCGGGCGAGCGGGCGGTGGCCCAGCGCGACCGCGCCTACCATCCGTTCGTCGGCATGGTCACCGCCATGGCCGCCAGGGCCAGGCAGGCGGACCCCGCGCTGCCACCGCTGCCCGCCACGACCGCGCGGCTCATCGTGTACGGGGTCACGGCGTTCGTCGAGGCCGAGGTACGCGAGGGCCGGGTCACCGGCCTGCTGTCCTGGGCCGACGACCTGCAGGACTACATGGTCACGCTGCTCACCGCCGTCAGGACCGGCCCCGGCTCATGAAAGCGGCCCGCCGCGAGAGAAGCGGCGGGCCGCACAGGACAAGGCGGTCAGTTCTGGTCGAGGAAGCGTTGGGCCAGCGTGCGGCCCAAGGTCACCGCCTGGGAGTGGTTCTCGATGGTCTGGACCTTGGTGTCGGAGCCGGTGAAGACGATGTAGGTGACGCCGCTGTCGGTGCCGCCGTTGCTGGGGTCAGGGTTGATGCCCAGGTCGGCGGCCGTCCGGTAAGAGGCCTCGCCGATGATGCCGCTCGGCCCCGTGTCGCCCATCACCGCGTACTCCACCTGCCCGTTGTAGACGATCGCCACCACGGTGCCGCAGCCGATGCCCTTGGTCCGGTAGTCCCAGATGGAGCTGGAGCTGGGCACCACCATGTACGCGAGCTGCGCCGCGTTGAGCGGCGAGTCGCCGCTGGTGTGGCAGAACGTGTCGGCCTGGAAGCAGCAGTCGGTGTCCTCGTTGCACTGCGACGTGCGGACTCCGTCGCAGTCGATGTCCATGTCGCCCTTCCAGAACACCGCGCCGGTCTTCTGGCACACCGCGACCGTCGCCGAGCTCACGTCGGAGTCCGTCTTGTACTTGCCGTTGGAGATCTGGTTGCACGACGTCACCTTCGCCAGGAGCTGGTCGGCCGTCGGGCCGGTGCCGCCGCCACCGCCGGTCGTGCCGCTGACCGCGGTGCTGTGCCCCGACTCGTTGCCGGCCGCGTCGAACGCGGTGACCGTGTACGTGTGCGTGGACCCGGCGGCGAGCCCGCCGATCGTGGCGCCGGCGGTCGGCGTGGTGGTGACCACGGCCGTCCCCTCGTAGACGCGATAGCCGGTGACGGCCACGTTGTCGGTGGAGTCGGTCCAGGCCAGCGAGATGCTGGAGGCCGAGGTGCCGGTGACACGGACGCTCACGGGCACGGTCGGCGCCTGCCCGTCGGGGCCGCCGGGGCCGCTGACCGAGAGCCGGTCCACGTTCGGGCCGCCGTTGGCGGTGGTGGCGGTCGCGCGGACGGTGTTGACGCCGGCGTTCAGCGTGGCGGTGATCTGGGCGTCCGCCCAGGTGTCCCAGTTGGCGGTGGCGGGGAAGTCCCGCGTGATGGCCGTGCCGTTGACGTCGATGCTCATCGGGCGGTTGGTCGACGTTCCGTTGGCGTAGCGGATGGTGAGCGTGTGCGAACCGGAGTCGGCCACGTTGACCGTCCACTCGATGTAGCCGCCGGTCGTGTTGACGTAGTCGACGAAGCCGGAGCCGGTGTAGCCGGTGTGGTTGGTCGCCACCGCGGCCTGCGACAGCGTGGCGGCCTCCGCCTGGTACTCGGTCGCGGGCGCGTCGGCCACGGTGACCTCGAGGTAGTCGAGGTTGGGGTTGCCGCCCGAGTTCGCGGCGGTGAGGCGAATGGTGTTGTCGCCCGCGTTGAGCGTCGTGGTGAGGGTCGAGGTGGCCCACGTGGTCCAGGCCCCGGTGGCGGCGAACGAGCGGCCGGCCGAGACGACCGTGCCGTTCACCGAGACGTCCGCGGTGCGGGCGCCGGTCGTGCCGTTGGCGTAGCGGATGGCCAGCGTGGCGGTGCCCGCCACGGGCGCGTTGACCGTCCACTCCGTGTACGGGCCGGAGGCGTTGTCGCTGTTGACGAAGCCGGTTCCGGAGAACCCGGCGTGGTTGGACTCGACGACGCCCTGCGAGATCGTCGCGTTCTCGGCCTCGTAGCGGACGGTCGCGGCCCGGGCGGGGAGCGCGACCAGCGCGGTGACGGCGAGGCAGGCGGCGGCCAGGACGATCAGAGGGCGTAAGCGCGCGAAACGGGGTAAGCGCAGGCGTGGGGGGTGCATGGGCGCTCCTTCCGGTCAGGAGAGGTCGAGGTAGTCGACGTTGGGGCCGCCGTTGGCGGTGGTGGCGGTGGCTCGGACGGTGTTGGCGCCGGCCTGCAGGGACACGGTGAACGTGGCGTCCGCCCAGGTGTCCCAGTCGCCGGTGCCGGGGAAGTCCCGCGTGGTGGTGGTGCCGTTGACGTCGATGGTCATCGGGCGGTTGGTCGACGTTCCGTTGGCGTAACGCAGGGTGAGTGTGGCGGTTCCGGCCGAGGCGGCGTTCACCGTGAACTCCACGTACGAGCCCACCACGTTGTCGCCGTTGACGAAGCCCGTCCCGGAGTAGCCCGCGTGGTTGGACTCGGCGGCGCCCTGCGAGATCGTCGCGTCCTCGGCCTCGTACCGCTGTCCCGCGCTGGGCCGTACCCGGATGAGGCGGGTCTCGCCGGGCCGTAACGTGGCGCTGTAGGAGGAGCTGACGGTGCCCTCCGACGCGCCCGACCACAGGTTCGTGACCGCCGCCGGTCCGCTGAAGCCCACCTGTGACCAGGTGACGCTCACCGTGGAGGTGCCCGACGTGCCGGTGTTGTAGAGCGCGACGATGTAGTCGCCGTTCGACTCCCGCTTGCGCCACACCTGGTTGACGCCGCTGTTGACGACGCGCTGCGCGGCGACGCCGTCCTGGTTGACCGCGATGAGCCGGTCGTTCTTCAGCATCGCCAGGTCCACCGAGGTGAGCGCGGTCAGGTCGGTGCCGAGCAGCAGCGGGCTCCCGGCCATCGCCCAGTGCGTCATGTGCGAGCGGCGCTGGTCGGCGGTGAGCCCGACCTGGTCGCCGTTGCCGATCTGCAGCGAGTCGTAGTCGTTCCACCCGCCGGGACCGGCGTACTGCTGCCAGGAGGCGGCCGAGTTGAACCGGCTCACGACGTGCGACCAGTCGGTCAGCGGGTAGCCGCTGCCGTTCGGCCCCGAGCCGCAGTAGCACTCGACGTCGCCCTGGGTGCGCCAGCTGTTGGCCAGCCGCTTCCAGGTGGTGGCCTGGGCGATCGGCAGGTTGTTGGAGAGCGCGAAGTTGATCGGCCGGCCGGTCTGGCGCAGCGCCTTGTCCCACGCCTCCACGTCGGCGACCGTGGTCGCGTCCACGCCGTCGATCTTGAGGTAGTCCACGCCCCACGAGGCCATCTGGTTGGCCCACGAGTTGATGAACGCCTGCGCGCCCGGGTGGGAGTACTTGAGCCGGTACATGTTCTTGCAGTTGTAGTTCTTGTGCGTCTGCGTCGTGTCCGCGATGTCCTGCGCGTGGTACGACGTGCCCTCGATCGGCTTGTTGGCGGTGACGGCGTTCTTCGCGATGCCGGGGGTGACGTAGAAGCCGAACTTCAGCCCCTTGGCGTGCACGTAGTCGGCCAGCGCCTTGATCCCGGACGGGAACTTGGCGGTGTCGACCGCCCAGCGGCCGTAATTGTCGACGACGAAGCCGTTGGAGTCGCACTTCTGGTAGAAGTCGTCGAGGTTGACGTAGACGTAGCCCTTGTCGGCCAGGCCGCTGCTGACCAGCGCGTCCGCCTGCGCCTTCATCTTGGTCTCGTCGGGCCAGCGGCGGACGAAGCTCCAGCTGCTCCAGCCCATCGCGGGCCTGATCGACAGCCCGTTGTCCGAGGCGGCGGCCGGAGCGGCCCCGGCGGGGACGGCCAGGCACGCGCCGACGAGCGCCACAGCCGCGAGTGCGCCCTTCATGAGACACCTCCCGTGGTGACGTCGATGTAGTCGAGGTTCGGGTTGCCGCCGTCCGTCGTCGCGGTCACCCGCAACGTGTTCACGCCGGCATTGAGCGAGACGGTGAACGTGTCGGTCGTCCAGGTGGTCCAGTCACCGGTGCCGGCGTAGTCGCGGGCCTGGGCGGCGCCGCCGTTCACGCTGATGGCCGCCGGCCGGTTGGTCGACGTTCCATTGGCGTAGCGCAACGCGATCGTGGCGGTTCCGGCCGCGGGCGCGTTCACGGAGAACTCCACGTACGAGCCCGTCACGTTGTCGCCGTTGACGAACCCCGTCCCCGAGTAGCCCGCGTGGTTGGACTCGGCCACGCCCTGCGAGATCGTCGCGTTCTCGGCCTCGTAGCGGGTGCCGGACGGGGCGCTTCCGCCCGCGTACTGGCCGCCGACCCACGCCTCGTCCACCCGCCAGCGGGCGACGCCGTGGTGCCCGGTCTTGCTGAGCCGGACATAACGGGCGGTGACGGCGCTCAGGTCGATGAACTGCACGCCGCGCGCGTTCGGGACGGTCCCGGTCTTGATCGCGCTCCCCCAGCTCGAGCCGTCGTCGCTGACGTGCACCTGGTAGCCGGAGATCCGCGCGGAGCCGGACGGCGGGTAGACGGTGGAGTCCTCCCGCTGGTTGACCGCGAGGTACTGGATGCGCTTGGCGGAACCCAGGTCGAAGGTGAGCCGCGCGGGCTCGGCGGCGTTGCTGTCCCAGTAGGTCAGATAGTCGCCGTCGCCCGCCGCCGCCGCGCCGTGGCCGCTGGTGGACGAGCTCGCCGAGAGCGTGACGCCGGTGTAGATCCCCTGGCGGCCGCTCGAGATCACCTTGAAGACCGTGTCGTAGGTGTCCCAGCTGCTGATGCCGCTCAGCGTCAGCGTCCCGCCCGACTGCGTGAACGCGACGGGCGCGCCGGTGCGCAGGTTCGTCACCGAGGTGATCCGGTAGCCGTTGTCCCGCAGCGACAGCGTGCTGCCGGACGGCGGCGTGAGCACGTGGACGTAGTGCCGGTCGGGGTCGTTCTTGGCGATCGTGGTCACGCCGTGCGCGCCGTTGTTCCAGAAGCCCGGCTTGAGCCCGCCGAACATGTAGCCGCCGCCCTCGGTGCCGCCGAGCGACTCCCAGATGGCCGAGAGGTAGGTGTTCGCGAAGTTGTTGAAGTCGGCCTGCTGGGCGGGGAAGCGGCCGTTGACCATGGCGGTCTCGGCCATGAGCGCCTTGACCGACGAGCCGGCGTTCGCGATGAGCCGGCCGAGCGTGAGCTTGCGGTCCACGGCCTGGTCGGAGCCGCCGTACCACCAGGGACCGCCGGTGGGCAGCTTGAAGTCGGCCTCGATCAGCCGCGGCAGCGCGGTGTAGACCGCCTGCGGGTAGTCGTACGACGGCGTCATGCCGGTCTTCTGCTCGTTGCTGATCATGTCCATGATCGGCGTGTCTTCGTTGTTGTTCGAGATCGTCATGTCGGGGCGCTGCTGGTAGATCTTGGCGTAGAGGTCGTTGCGCTCCCAATAGGCGTTGTCGTTGTCGATCCAGAACCCGGCCAGCTTCGGGTAGCGCTTCATCTGCTCGAAGAACTGCAGGTAGCTGAACTCGCCGAACCCGTCGCGGGTGGTCAGGTCCACGCTGTGGCCGACGTAGCTGGAGAAGGCCGAGGAGTTGAGCCAGTCGCCGGAGCTGAGCCCCTCGTTGTGCCACTGCGGGTCGTCGGTCATGTAGTTGATGACCTTCAGCCCCTGCGCGTCCGCGGTGTCGATCAACTCGCCGAGGAAGTCCCGCGTGGTGCGGCAGGAGCCGGGGATCTCGCTCGGGTACGGCCGGGCGTACCCGAGCCTGCTGTGGAAGGTGGCCAGCACGATGTACTGGGCGTGCAGCTTCTTGGCCTCGTTCACCCAGTAGGAGGCGCTCCAGCCGCCGTTGGTGACGTCGGCCTCCCACCCGCTGCAACTGGTGTGCTGCGGCGAGGTCCGCTCGCCCCAGTGGAGGAAGAGCCCGGCGATCGAGTTGCGCAGGAACGCCTGGCGCGGATGCTGCAGGTCGGCCCGCGCCGGAACGGCGGTGAGGAGGCCGAGCAGGAGCGCTAGGACGGCGAGCGTCGCCGTGCGTTTCATGGTGTGCGTCTCCTATGGTTCGGGGGTGAACGCGGGGTCGCTGGAGATGGCCACCCGGTCGAGGCGGGCGCCGTCCTCGCGGTAGGCGAAGGTGATCGTGCGCGCTCCGGCCGCCAGGTCGTACGTGACGGGCAGCTTGGCCCAGTGCCAGGAGGTGCCGATCGGGATGTTGTTCCAGTTGCTCCATGTTCCTGTGCCGGAGCGCGCCCAGAACGAGTCGTCACCGTCGTTGGCGGCGATCACCCGGGCCCAGACGGCGAAGGTGCCGCCGCGCGGGAGGTCGAACGCGAGCGTGGCCCAGCCGGTGGCGGGCGCGCTGGACTTGCTGTTGTTGCCCGCGGCCACGGTCACGTACGAGCCGCCGGACGCAGCGGTGTCGGCCGCCGTCTGCATCGGCGCGGTGATCGTGCCGGACTCCGCCTCGGCGTACAGGCTGACCGGGTCCTCACCGATGGGCGTGGAGTTGGTGGCCCGCACACGCAGCGCGCCGCCGGAGGTGTCGGCGCTGTCGCGCACGGCGTAGCCGTTGACGCCGCTGAACCCGGCGTCGTACGCGCTGCCGCTGCCGCGCTGCGCGACGACGCCGTTCAGTTGGACGTTGGAGGCGTCGTCGGCGATGACGTACGGCCGGTTGTCGTTCTCGTCGAACCGGGTCTCGCCGTTGAGCGTGATGCCGGTGGCGTGCCGGATCCAGTAGCCGTACGAGGGGCGCGCGCCGTAGTCGCGCGGCGGGTACGTGGTGAGATACTCGCCCGGCACCCTGCTCGCCTCCGAGGCCGGGTGGCCGCCGGGGACCGTGAGGTCGACGTTCTGGAACGTGATGCCGGGGCCCAGGTCCACGGACGGCGTGCCGGTCAGCGTGCTGGTGTAGTCGGACGCGCCGACCGTGCCGGTGACCACGGGCGCCGTGAGGTCGGTCCCGGTGACGTTCGAGATCGTGATGTTCCGGATCCGTCCGGCGGGCGGCGAGCCGGGGCAGCGCTTCCGCTCACCGATCTTGAAGAAGAAGGGCGACGTGGTCTTGGTGAGCGTCACGTTGTCGTAGTGGACGTCCTCGATGACCGCGCCGTCCATGGAGACGATGCCGATGCCGGCCTTGCCGGCGCCCAGCACGGTGATGTTCTCGAACCGGAAGTCGCGGAAGCTGCCGCAGGTCTCCGAGCCGAACTGCAGCGCGTTGTTCTCGTGCGAGTAGACGGTGGTGTCGCGCACGCGGACGTTCTGGCTGGTGTAGGTGTGGCCGAGGGCGTAGTCGCTCTTGAACACCAGGGCGTCGTCGCTCGCCTCGATGCGGCTGTTGGTGACGGTGACGTTCCAGCTGTTGATCAGGTTGATGCCGTCGCGCACGCCGCTGCCGGCGTAGACCGTCTTCAGGTTGTCGATCGTGATGTCGTGGCAGCCGTTGATCAGCGCGCCGAAGTGGCCGCCGCGCCGGAACGTGACCCCGGTCAGGCTGATGTCGGAGCACTCGGTGAGCGTGAGCGCCTTGTCGGCCTCGCCGGAGTCCGGGTTACCGGTGATCAGGTTGCCGTCGCCGTCGATCGTGCCGGTGCCGGTGAGGTGGAAGTCGGTGATGCCGCTGCCCCACATGAGCGAGTTGTGAAAGTGGCTGTGGCCGTAGTCCTGGTAGTCGTCGTTCGCGTTGGACTCGGGCGCGTCCATCCCGCTGCCCGCCGCCAGGAGGGTGGCGCCGGCGTCGAGCCTGAGCGTGACGTGCGACTTCAGGTGGATCGTCCGGGCCCGGTAGCGGCCGGAGGGGAAGACCACGGTGCCGCCTGGGGCGGCGCTCGCGGCGTTGATCGCGCGGTCGATGGCGTCGTCGTCATTGGTCGAGCCGTTGCCCGTGGCGCCGTAGTCGCGCACGTTGAACTCGGCGGCCGCTTCTGCTGGGAGTGGCACGGCTCCGAGCAGGGCGAGGGCGCACACCAGCAAGGCCCGGGCGAGCGGTTTCATGGCTGGAGCTCCACGTAGTCGAGGTTGGGGAGGCCGCCCGTTGTGGTGGCGGTGAGCCGGACGGTGTTGGTGCCGGAGACGAGGGGCACGGTGACGGAGACGGACGTCCAGGTCGTCCAGGCGCCGGTGCCGGGGGCGTTCACGGCGGAGCCGACGGCGGTCCCGTTGACGGTGACCGCGAAGGGCCGGTCGGTGCTCGTACCGTTGGCGTACCTGATGGTGAGGGGCCTGCTGCCGGCCGCCGCCGCGCTCACCGCGAACTCGACGTACGCGCCGGCCA
This genomic interval from Nonomuraea helvata contains the following:
- a CDS encoding M28 family metallopeptidase; the protein is MVAWIQAIIERGIRRPGYPADDWAAAWAAERFEEFGLEDVRLAPVELPCWKPVAASLAVEGGPGFEAFALPYTRAKAQVRAPLSRQVAPGAIVVAETAFTELPQSYVRDLATAWHDPEGVFDSLTQVLPFQLDYLDVLHGAMRDGAAGFAGGLTGVPWETRDYYAPYDAQPRDIPAVWLSGRDARQVLALMDEGPRTGVLTVEAESGPAVSHNVIGTLPGASDQWVIVGSHHDAPWASAVEDATGIALVLAAARHWASVPARERPHNLIFLLTAGHMALAAGTRAFIEENRAMLPDVVLQLHLEHAALRCVGVDGELVPTGDPEPRWWFTSRRPQLERLVHEALVAEDLRRSFVLPPDVFSPMPPTDGAYFHPEGVPLVHFLSAPMYLFDSADTLDKVDVAGLEPLARAAVRIVEGTAGWSAREPS
- a CDS encoding alpha/beta hydrolase, giving the protein MEHITRRRALRTGIAGLLAAGVLSRTTSAEAASAIESHFAVRGPHAVATGTSGGHRLYYPADLGAGGFAHPIVTWGNGTNATPDNYPGVLSQLASWGFAVVASTDTTTGTGAEILAAAQHLVGLNSDSGSVFAGKLDVTRVAAVGHSQGAGGSVNATNHSAGLITTVVPIALPAQVWVGAGDEFSVAALTCPVLFLSGANDWLISSAAAVQGYYDQVPGAAGKALLKGAGHNDIQNGGGGFLGYLTAWLMYRLRDDALARGAFAGSAPELPTNTAWQNQALKNLS
- a CDS encoding TetR/AcrR family transcriptional regulator, with the protein product MRSSQRERLIEAMLQLVARRGYAATTVPDVIAAARVSRNAFYQQFADKEACFLALCERDLPELIEEIRTAAAAPDDWRAANLRGLRAYLRWWQGRPAYAQAYFVELPRAGERAVAQRDRAYHPFVGMVTAMAARARQADPALPPLPATTARLIVYGVTAFVEAEVREGRVTGLLSWADDLQDYMVTLLTAVRTGPGS
- a CDS encoding CBM35 domain-containing protein, with protein sequence MHPPRLRLPRFARLRPLIVLAAACLAVTALVALPARAATVRYEAENATISQGVVESNHAGFSGTGFVNSDNASGPYTEWTVNAPVAGTATLAIRYANGTTGARTADVSVNGTVVSAGRSFAATGAWTTWATSTLTTTLNAGDNTIRLTAANSGGNPNLDYLEVTVADAPATEYQAEAATLSQAAVATNHTGYTGSGFVDYVNTTGGYIEWTVNVADSGSHTLTIRYANGTSTNRPMSIDVNGTAITRDFPATANWDTWADAQITATLNAGVNTVRATATTANGGPNVDRLSVSGPGGPDGQAPTVPVSVRVTGTSASSISLAWTDSTDNVAVTGYRVYEGTAVVTTTPTAGATIGGLAAGSTHTYTVTAFDAAGNESGHSTAVSGTTGGGGGTGPTADQLLAKVTSCNQISNGKYKTDSDVSSATVAVCQKTGAVFWKGDMDIDCDGVRTSQCNEDTDCCFQADTFCHTSGDSPLNAAQLAYMVVPSSSSIWDYRTKGIGCGTVVAIVYNGQVEYAVMGDTGPSGIIGEASYRTAADLGINPDPSNGGTDSGVTYIVFTGSDTKVQTIENHSQAVTLGRTLAQRFLDQN
- a CDS encoding carbohydrate-binding protein codes for the protein MKGALAAVALVGACLAVPAGAAPAAASDNGLSIRPAMGWSSWSFVRRWPDETKMKAQADALVSSGLADKGYVYVNLDDFYQKCDSNGFVVDNYGRWAVDTAKFPSGIKALADYVHAKGLKFGFYVTPGIAKNAVTANKPIEGTSYHAQDIADTTQTHKNYNCKNMYRLKYSHPGAQAFINSWANQMASWGVDYLKIDGVDATTVADVEAWDKALRQTGRPINFALSNNLPIAQATTWKRLANSWRTQGDVECYCGSGPNGSGYPLTDWSHVVSRFNSAASWQQYAGPGGWNDYDSLQIGNGDQVGLTADQRRSHMTHWAMAGSPLLLGTDLTALTSVDLAMLKNDRLIAVNQDGVAAQRVVNSGVNQVWRKRESNGDYIVALYNTGTSGTSTVSVTWSQVGFSGPAAVTNLWSGASEGTVSSSYSATLRPGETRLIRVRPSAGQRYEAEDATISQGAAESNHAGYSGTGFVNGDNVVGSYVEFTVNAASAGTATLTLRYANGTSTNRPMTIDVNGTTTTRDFPGTGDWDTWADATFTVSLQAGANTVRATATTANGGPNVDYLDLS
- a CDS encoding discoidin domain-containing protein; the encoded protein is MKRTATLAVLALLLGLLTAVPARADLQHPRQAFLRNSIAGLFLHWGERTSPQHTSCSGWEADVTNGGWSASYWVNEAKKLHAQYIVLATFHSRLGYARPYPSEIPGSCRTTRDFLGELIDTADAQGLKVINYMTDDPQWHNEGLSSGDWLNSSAFSSYVGHSVDLTTRDGFGEFSYLQFFEQMKRYPKLAGFWIDNDNAYWERNDLYAKIYQQRPDMTISNNNEDTPIMDMISNEQKTGMTPSYDYPQAVYTALPRLIEADFKLPTGGPWWYGGSDQAVDRKLTLGRLIANAGSSVKALMAETAMVNGRFPAQQADFNNFANTYLSAIWESLGGTEGGGYMFGGLKPGFWNNGAHGVTTIAKNDPDRHYVHVLTPPSGSTLSLRDNGYRITSVTNLRTGAPVAFTQSGGTLTLSGISSWDTYDTVFKVISSGRQGIYTGVTLSASSSTSGHGAAAAGDGDYLTYWDSNAAEPARLTFDLGSAKRIQYLAVNQREDSTVYPPSGSARISGYQVHVSDDGSSWGSAIKTGTVPNARGVQFIDLSAVTARYVRLSKTGHHGVARWRVDEAWVGGQYAGGSAPSGTRYEAENATISQGVAESNHAGYSGTGFVNGDNVTGSYVEFSVNAPAAGTATIALRYANGTSTNRPAAISVNGGAAQARDYAGTGDWTTWTTDTFTVSLNAGVNTLRVTATTDGGNPNLDYIDVTTGGVS
- a CDS encoding glycosyl hydrolase family 28 protein, with the protein product MKPLARALLVCALALLGAVPLPAEAAAEFNVRDYGATGNGSTNDDDAIDRAINAASAAPGGTVVFPSGRYRARTIHLKSHVTLRLDAGATLLAAGSGMDAPESNANDDYQDYGHSHFHNSLMWGSGITDFHLTGTGTIDGDGNLITGNPDSGEADKALTLTECSDISLTGVTFRRGGHFGALINGCHDITIDNLKTVYAGSGVRDGINLINSWNVTVTNSRIEASDDALVFKSDYALGHTYTSQNVRVRDTTVYSHENNALQFGSETCGSFRDFRFENITVLGAGKAGIGIVSMDGAVIEDVHYDNVTLTKTTSPFFFKIGERKRCPGSPPAGRIRNITISNVTGTDLTAPVVTGTVGASDYTSTLTGTPSVDLGPGITFQNVDLTVPGGHPASEASRVPGEYLTTYPPRDYGARPSYGYWIRHATGITLNGETRFDENDNRPYVIADDASNVQLNGVVAQRGSGSAYDAGFSGVNGYAVRDSADTSGGALRVRATNSTPIGEDPVSLYAEAESGTITAPMQTAADTAASGGSYVTVAAGNNSKSSAPATGWATLAFDLPRGGTFAVWARVIAANDGDDSFWARSGTGTWSNWNNIPIGTSWHWAKLPVTYDLAAGARTITFAYREDGARLDRVAISSDPAFTPEP